From Vibrio splendidus, a single genomic window includes:
- the metK gene encoding methionine adenosyltransferase, whose product MAKHLFTSESVSEGHPDKIADQISDAVLDAILEQDPKARVACETYVKTGMVMVGGEVTTSAWVDIEEITRETVREIGYVHSDMGFDADSCAVLNTIGKQSPDINQGVDKADPKDQGAGDQGIMFGYATNETPILMPAPITYSHLLVKKQAEVRKSGKLDFLRPDAKSQVTFQYDQGKIVGIDAVVLSTQHCDSVTTPDLREAVMEEIIKPVLPAEWINKDTNFFINPTGRFVIGGPMGDCGLTGRKIIVDTYGGAARHGGGAFSGKDPSKVDRSAAYAARYVAKNIVAAGMADRCEIQLSYAIGVADPTSIMVETFGTEKVAHEIIIEAVRQNFDLRPYGLQEMLNLLQPIYKKTAAYGHFGREEFPWEATDKAAILADFAGLK is encoded by the coding sequence ATGGCTAAGCACCTATTCACTTCTGAATCTGTTTCAGAAGGCCATCCAGATAAAATTGCAGACCAAATCTCTGATGCTGTTCTTGATGCCATCCTGGAACAAGATCCAAAAGCACGTGTTGCTTGTGAGACTTACGTAAAAACCGGCATGGTTATGGTTGGCGGTGAAGTAACAACGTCTGCATGGGTTGATATCGAAGAAATCACTCGTGAAACAGTTCGTGAAATTGGTTACGTTCATTCTGATATGGGCTTTGACGCAGACTCTTGTGCTGTACTAAACACAATTGGTAAGCAGTCTCCAGACATCAACCAAGGTGTTGATAAAGCCGATCCTAAAGATCAAGGCGCAGGCGACCAAGGTATCATGTTTGGTTACGCGACTAACGAAACACCAATCCTAATGCCAGCTCCAATTACTTACTCTCACCTTCTTGTTAAGAAGCAAGCTGAAGTACGTAAGAGCGGCAAGCTTGACTTCCTTCGTCCAGATGCGAAATCTCAAGTTACGTTCCAATACGACCAAGGTAAGATTGTTGGTATCGACGCAGTTGTTCTTTCAACTCAACACTGTGATTCAGTAACAACACCTGACCTACGTGAAGCGGTAATGGAAGAGATCATCAAGCCAGTACTTCCTGCTGAGTGGATCAATAAAGACACTAACTTCTTCATCAACCCAACCGGCCGTTTCGTAATCGGTGGCCCAATGGGTGACTGTGGTCTAACAGGTCGTAAGATCATCGTTGATACCTACGGCGGCGCAGCTCGTCACGGTGGCGGTGCATTCTCTGGTAAAGATCCATCAAAAGTTGACCGTTCTGCAGCTTACGCAGCGCGTTACGTTGCGAAAAACATCGTTGCTGCTGGCATGGCTGACCGTTGTGAGATTCAACTGTCTTACGCTATCGGTGTTGCAGATCCAACATCTATCATGGTTGAAACGTTTGGTACTGAGAAAGTAGCTCACGAGATCATCATTGAAGCTGTTCGTCAAAACTTCGACCTACGTCCATACGGTCTTCAAGAAATGCTGAACCTTCTTCAGCCTATCTACAAAAAGACGGCTGCATACGGTCACTTCGGTCGCGAAGAGTTCCCTTGGGAAGCGACGGACAAAGCAGCAATCCTTGCGGACTTCGCTGGCCTAAAATAA
- the mscS gene encoding small-conductance mechanosensitive channel MscS translates to MADSSTAIETPLVDGLSHAEQWLTNNSDLFIQYGVNIISALIILFIGNLIVKAVANSVSKVLQKKKMDRAVVEFVHGLVRYLLFVIVLIAALGRLGVQTASVVAVIGAAGLAVGLALQGSLSNFAAGVLIVAFRPFKSGDYVEIGGVAGSVDSIQIFQTVLTTPDNKMVVVPNGSVIGSPITNYSRHDTRRIDLMIGVSYNADLQKTKALLTKICESDERVLKEPGVQVGVHTLADSSVNFVVRPWVSTADYWNVYFDLMQAIKEGLDNEGIEIPFPQVDVHMNKVEA, encoded by the coding sequence ATGGCTGATAGTTCGACAGCGATTGAGACTCCACTTGTGGATGGTCTGTCTCACGCAGAACAGTGGTTAACAAATAACTCAGATCTGTTTATTCAATACGGTGTAAACATTATCTCAGCACTGATAATTCTATTTATTGGTAACCTTATTGTTAAAGCAGTAGCGAATAGCGTGTCTAAGGTTCTTCAGAAGAAGAAAATGGACCGAGCAGTTGTGGAGTTCGTCCATGGTTTAGTTCGTTACTTGTTGTTTGTTATTGTTTTAATTGCTGCACTTGGTCGTCTAGGCGTTCAAACTGCATCTGTGGTTGCTGTTATTGGTGCGGCTGGTTTGGCTGTTGGTCTTGCACTACAAGGCTCACTATCTAACTTTGCTGCGGGTGTACTTATCGTTGCATTCCGTCCATTCAAGTCTGGTGACTACGTGGAAATTGGTGGTGTAGCGGGTTCAGTAGATTCAATTCAGATCTTCCAAACCGTTCTAACAACACCAGACAACAAAATGGTTGTAGTACCTAACGGCAGCGTTATTGGTAGCCCAATTACTAACTACTCTCGTCATGATACGCGCCGTATTGATCTAATGATTGGTGTTTCTTACAACGCCGATCTTCAAAAGACAAAAGCGCTACTGACTAAGATCTGTGAATCTGATGAGCGTGTACTGAAAGAGCCTGGCGTTCAAGTTGGTGTTCACACACTAGCGGATTCTTCAGTTAACTTTGTTGTTCGTCCTTGGGTCAGCACTGCTGACTACTGGAATGTTTACTTCGACCTGATGCAAGCAATCAAAGAAGGCTTGGATAACGAAGGTATCGAAATCCCATTCCCGCAAGTGGATGTACACATGAATAAAGTAGAAGCTTAA
- a CDS encoding DUF2189 domain-containing protein: protein MPRTVHPSELNDKKHKVSDQDYARTIPCNQVSISAPFHWLSLALHDLVKMPIISAFYGLCFMAAAIAIVQLVQWQGTHLVVMPSLIVYMLIGPFLALGLYDASWEREKGHSPSLFHSMKAITRNSTHQWAFAIVLMVAMIFWMRIAALLHALYPSVQGAPLSEFAPFLITGSVIGLVIASLIFSISAFSIPLMMERRVDVMSAIFTSFNAVKSNIPAMVVWAGIIGTGILVGFATYGVGMIVTMPLLGYGTWHAYHEVIKKKHHV, encoded by the coding sequence ATGCCTCGTACCGTGCACCCATCCGAACTAAACGATAAGAAACACAAGGTCAGCGATCAGGATTACGCTCGCACCATTCCTTGTAACCAAGTAAGCATATCCGCCCCATTCCACTGGTTATCGCTTGCACTGCATGACTTAGTGAAAATGCCAATAATCAGCGCATTTTACGGATTGTGTTTCATGGCTGCGGCCATCGCCATCGTGCAACTAGTCCAATGGCAAGGAACACACCTAGTCGTCATGCCAAGCTTGATAGTCTATATGTTGATAGGACCCTTTCTTGCTCTAGGCCTATATGACGCAAGCTGGGAAAGAGAGAAAGGACATTCCCCAAGTTTGTTCCACTCAATGAAAGCAATTACTCGCAACTCCACCCACCAATGGGCCTTTGCGATTGTGTTAATGGTTGCAATGATCTTTTGGATGCGGATTGCTGCGTTATTGCATGCGCTCTACCCTTCCGTACAAGGAGCACCATTAAGCGAGTTTGCACCATTCCTGATTACGGGTTCAGTGATTGGGTTGGTTATCGCTAGCCTGATATTTAGCATCTCAGCATTTTCGATTCCATTAATGATGGAAAGACGTGTAGATGTAATGAGTGCCATTTTTACTAGCTTCAACGCTGTTAAATCAAACATCCCTGCGATGGTCGTTTGGGCGGGTATCATTGGTACAGGTATCTTAGTCGGCTTCGCGACCTACGGTGTGGGTATGATTGTAACGATGCCATTACTTGGCTACGGAACATGGCATGCTTACCACGAAGTCATCAAAAAGAAACATCACGTTTAA
- a CDS encoding LysE/ArgO family amino acid transporter has protein sequence MNFWVLLQGFGLGASMIIPIGAQNAYVLNQGIKRNHHLTTATICSLLDTLFISLGIFGGGAILSQNELLLTSVTLGGIAFLTVYGLLSLRSAFRTRTSDESKGEILARGKRTVVLGALAVTVLNPHLYLDTVVILGSIGGQFEGNDRIAFAMGTILASFVWFYSLSLGAAKLGPTLSKPKVKKGIDIAVATMMFAIALVLANGLIEQYG, from the coding sequence ATGAATTTTTGGGTTTTATTGCAAGGTTTTGGTCTAGGGGCGAGCATGATCATCCCTATAGGCGCTCAGAACGCGTACGTCTTAAATCAAGGGATTAAACGCAATCACCACCTAACCACAGCGACGATTTGTAGCCTACTCGATACCTTGTTCATTTCATTAGGTATCTTTGGTGGCGGAGCGATCCTGTCGCAAAATGAATTACTGCTCACCTCAGTGACACTGGGTGGTATCGCATTCCTAACCGTTTATGGTTTATTGTCATTGCGCAGTGCGTTCAGAACACGTACTAGTGATGAATCAAAGGGTGAGATACTGGCTCGTGGTAAGCGCACCGTTGTTTTAGGTGCATTGGCAGTAACCGTATTAAACCCGCATCTTTATTTAGACACTGTAGTGATTCTTGGATCCATAGGCGGGCAGTTTGAAGGCAACGATAGAATAGCTTTTGCTATGGGGACTATCTTAGCTTCATTCGTGTGGTTTTACTCTTTGTCATTAGGCGCTGCAAAGCTAGGCCCAACGCTATCGAAACCCAAAGTTAAGAAAGGCATCGATATCGCGGTAGCAACCATGATGTTCGCTATTGCACTTGTACTCGCCAATGGACTCATTGAGCAGTACGGCTAA
- the tkt gene encoding transketolase: protein MPSRKDLANAIRALSMDGVQQANSGHPGAPMGMADIAEVLWRGHLNHNPANPEWADRDRFILSNGHGSMLIYSLLHLAGYELSIEDLKNFRQLHSKTPGHPEYGYAPGIETTTGPLGQGITNAVGMAMAEKALAAQFNKEGHDIVDHFTYAFMGDGCLMEGISHEACSLAGTLGLGKLVAFWDDNGISIDGEVEGWFSDDTPKRFEAYGWHVIPAVDGHDADAINAAIEAAKADPRPTLICTKTIIGFGSPNKAGTHDCHGAPLGADEITATKAALGWEHGPFEIPADIAAEWNAKEAGAAKEAAWNAKFDAYAAAHPELAAEFKRRTNGELPAEWEEKASTIIADLQANPANIASRKASQNALEAFGAMLPEFMGGSADLAPSNLTMWSGSKSLTGEDFSGNYIHYGVREFGMTAIMNGMALHGGFVPYGATFLMFMEYARNAMRMAALMKIQNIQVYTHDSIGLGEDGPTHQPVEQIASLRLTPNMSTWRPCDQVESAVAWKLAIERKDGPSALIFSRQNLAQQDRDAEQVANIAKGGYILKDCEGKPELILIATGSEVELAVSAATELTAEGKKVRVVSMPATDAFDKQDAEYRESVLPADVTARIAVEAGIADFWYKYVGFGGKIIGMTTFGESAPAGELFKMFGFTTENVVNTAKELLA from the coding sequence ATGCCTTCTCGTAAAGATCTAGCCAATGCAATTCGCGCACTTAGCATGGATGGCGTTCAACAAGCAAATTCAGGCCACCCTGGCGCACCTATGGGTATGGCTGACATCGCTGAAGTTCTTTGGCGTGGTCACTTGAACCACAACCCAGCAAACCCAGAGTGGGCTGACCGCGACCGTTTTATTCTGTCTAACGGCCATGGTTCAATGTTGATTTACTCTCTGCTTCATCTTGCAGGTTACGAGCTTTCAATTGAAGACCTTAAGAACTTCCGTCAACTGCACTCTAAGACTCCTGGTCACCCAGAGTACGGTTACGCTCCTGGTATCGAAACGACTACTGGTCCTCTAGGTCAAGGCATTACTAACGCTGTTGGTATGGCGATGGCTGAGAAAGCATTGGCTGCACAGTTCAACAAAGAAGGCCACGACATCGTCGATCACTTCACTTATGCATTCATGGGTGATGGTTGTCTGATGGAAGGTATCTCTCACGAAGCATGTTCTCTAGCAGGTACGCTAGGTCTTGGTAAGCTGGTTGCTTTCTGGGATGACAACGGTATTTCTATCGATGGCGAAGTTGAAGGTTGGTTCTCTGACGATACACCTAAGCGTTTTGAAGCATACGGCTGGCACGTAATCCCAGCAGTTGATGGTCACGATGCTGACGCTATCAACGCGGCTATCGAAGCAGCTAAAGCGGATCCTCGTCCAACGCTTATCTGTACTAAAACTATTATCGGTTTTGGTTCTCCAAACAAAGCGGGTACGCACGACTGTCACGGTGCTCCACTAGGCGCTGATGAAATCACAGCAACTAAAGCGGCACTTGGTTGGGAACACGGTCCTTTCGAAATTCCAGCGGATATCGCAGCTGAGTGGAATGCGAAAGAAGCGGGCGCAGCGAAAGAAGCGGCTTGGAATGCTAAGTTTGACGCATACGCAGCGGCTCACCCAGAACTAGCAGCAGAATTTAAACGTCGTACTAATGGCGAGCTTCCAGCTGAATGGGAAGAGAAAGCAAGCACAATCATTGCTGACCTTCAAGCTAACCCAGCAAACATCGCATCACGTAAAGCATCTCAAAATGCACTAGAAGCGTTCGGTGCTATGCTACCTGAATTTATGGGCGGCTCTGCTGACCTTGCGCCTTCTAACCTGACTATGTGGTCTGGTTCTAAGTCGCTAACCGGTGAAGACTTCTCTGGTAACTACATCCACTACGGTGTACGTGAATTCGGTATGACCGCAATCATGAACGGTATGGCTCTGCACGGCGGTTTCGTACCGTACGGTGCAACGTTCCTAATGTTCATGGAATACGCTCGTAACGCTATGCGCATGGCGGCTCTGATGAAAATTCAGAACATCCAAGTTTACACTCACGATTCTATTGGTCTTGGCGAAGATGGTCCAACTCACCAACCGGTTGAGCAGATTGCTTCTCTACGTCTGACTCCAAACATGAGCACATGGCGTCCATGTGACCAAGTTGAGTCTGCAGTTGCTTGGAAGTTGGCTATCGAGCGTAAAGATGGCCCATCTGCACTTATTTTCTCTCGTCAAAACCTTGCACAGCAAGATCGTGACGCTGAGCAAGTGGCTAACATCGCTAAGGGTGGCTACATCCTGAAAGATTGTGAAGGCAAGCCAGAGCTTATCCTTATCGCGACTGGTTCTGAAGTTGAACTAGCCGTTAGCGCTGCGACTGAACTAACAGCTGAAGGCAAGAAAGTACGCGTAGTATCTATGCCTGCAACTGACGCTTTCGATAAGCAAGACGCTGAATACCGTGAGTCTGTACTTCCAGCTGACGTAACAGCACGTATTGCTGTAGAAGCTGGCATCGCTGACTTCTGGTACAAGTACGTTGGCTTCGGTGGCAAGATCATCGGTATGACAACGTTCGGCGAATCTGCACCAGCAGGCGAGCTATTCAAGATGTTCGGTTTCACTACTGAAAATGTAGTAAACACTGCAAAAGAGCTTCTTGCTTAA
- a CDS encoding oxidative stress defense protein, with amino-acid sequence MKFVPKMLATSLTLTAALSAVSFPSLADSPSFPHISTTGYGEVIATPDMATFSVRVVESTMTAEQAKNTVDKVVTGFLNKLHQAGVDEANVHSSNLYLSPQYHYPKNGKPELVGYRASRNVTVQVNELANLNEYMDIAIGQGINQIDNIQLQVRDQAKYQEQARLEAIKDARSKAKSLAGGFERELGDVWRVDYNAQSSQPVLMRSMAMDARTESNSYEDSTITIRDRVNVIYQLEE; translated from the coding sequence ATGAAGTTTGTACCAAAGATGTTAGCAACGTCTCTTACTCTTACTGCAGCATTGAGTGCTGTGAGTTTTCCATCATTGGCTGACTCGCCATCTTTTCCACATATTTCAACGACAGGCTATGGTGAAGTGATCGCGACACCAGACATGGCGACATTTTCAGTTAGAGTCGTGGAATCGACGATGACTGCTGAACAGGCTAAAAACACAGTTGATAAAGTGGTGACTGGCTTTCTAAATAAGCTACATCAAGCGGGTGTTGATGAGGCGAATGTACACAGCTCTAACCTGTATTTATCTCCTCAGTATCATTACCCGAAAAATGGTAAACCTGAACTGGTTGGTTACCGTGCGTCACGTAATGTGACCGTTCAAGTAAATGAGTTAGCGAATCTAAATGAGTATATGGATATTGCTATCGGACAAGGTATTAACCAAATCGATAATATTCAGCTTCAAGTTCGCGACCAAGCTAAGTATCAAGAGCAAGCGCGCTTGGAAGCCATAAAGGATGCTCGATCGAAAGCTAAGTCATTAGCTGGCGGTTTTGAGCGTGAGTTAGGTGATGTCTGGCGCGTGGATTACAACGCACAATCTTCTCAGCCTGTATTGATGCGTTCAATGGCGATGGATGCGAGAACCGAGTCGAATTCTTATGAAGATTCAACGATCACTATTCGTGATCGAGTGAATGTGATCTACCAACTAGAAGAGTAG
- a CDS encoding LysR family transcriptional regulator ArgP — protein sequence MRGLDYKWIEALDAVVKQRSFERAAEQLYISQSAVSQRIKQLEKWLAQPALVRESPPRPTPAGKKLLGLYRRVRLLEHELVPELMNEEGTQPLSLSIATNADSLATWLLPALSDVMNSRQVELNLAIHGESRTIEKIKSGEVAGAISLEPQPIPGCSADYLGRMDYVCVANPSFHQRYFSDGVNYSTLTKAPAVSYDQYDDLHKKFLHDHFNVPRDSVINHTVGSSEAFVRLALSGVAYCLIPRLQIIEELESGALIDITPGFLLSYRIYWHHWQLESGVLKEISQAILNYAHNHLPQ from the coding sequence ATGCGTGGATTGGATTATAAATGGATAGAAGCACTGGACGCTGTGGTGAAACAACGCAGTTTTGAAAGGGCAGCCGAGCAGTTATATATCTCCCAGTCTGCGGTGTCTCAACGCATCAAACAACTGGAAAAATGGTTAGCACAGCCTGCTCTGGTAAGAGAGAGCCCACCAAGGCCAACACCAGCAGGAAAAAAACTGTTGGGTTTGTATCGTCGTGTTCGCTTGTTAGAGCACGAGCTTGTCCCAGAGTTGATGAACGAAGAGGGAACTCAACCTCTTTCTCTGTCTATTGCGACCAATGCTGATAGCTTGGCGACATGGTTACTTCCTGCGTTATCTGATGTGATGAATTCACGTCAAGTTGAGTTGAACCTCGCGATTCATGGTGAATCAAGAACCATTGAGAAGATTAAAAGTGGTGAGGTTGCTGGGGCAATCAGCCTCGAACCTCAACCTATTCCGGGTTGCAGTGCGGACTATCTTGGAAGAATGGATTATGTGTGTGTGGCGAACCCTAGCTTCCATCAACGTTACTTCTCTGATGGAGTGAACTATTCGACACTAACCAAAGCCCCAGCGGTTTCGTACGACCAATACGATGATCTGCATAAGAAGTTTTTGCATGATCATTTTAACGTCCCGAGAGATAGCGTGATCAATCATACTGTCGGTAGTTCAGAAGCATTTGTACGCTTGGCATTGTCGGGCGTTGCCTACTGTTTGATTCCTCGATTGCAGATTATCGAGGAGCTAGAGTCTGGTGCTTTGATTGATATTACGCCCGGCTTTTTATTGTCTTACCGAATCTATTGGCACCATTGGCAATTAGAGAGCGGGGTATTAAAAGAGATATCTCAAGCGATATTAAATTATGCCCACAACCACTTACCTCAGTAA
- a CDS encoding phosphoglycerate kinase: MSVIKMTDLELAGKRVFIRADLNVPVKDGKVTSDARILASLPTIKLCLEAGAKVMVTSHLGRPTEGEYNEEFSLAPVVNYLNDALDCEVKLAKDYVNGLELNAGELTVLENVRFNKGEKKNEEALSKQYAALCDIFVMDAFGTAHRAQASTHGVGTYAPVACAGPLLAAELEALGKAMDNPARPLVAIVGGSKVSTKLTVLESLSKIADQLVVGGGIANTFIAAEGHNVGKSLYEADLVETAQKLMKECAIPVATDVACAKAFDENAEAEIKHVSEVQDDDMIFDLGPDSTAALAEIIGNAKTILWNGPVGVFEFKNFEAGTAGISKAIADSEGFSVAGGGDTLAAIDKFGIKADVSYISTGGGAFLEFVEGKVLPAVAMLEERAKA, from the coding sequence ATGTCTGTGATCAAGATGACTGACCTGGAACTTGCAGGTAAACGCGTATTTATCCGTGCTGACCTAAACGTACCAGTAAAAGACGGTAAAGTAACTTCAGATGCACGTATCCTAGCATCTCTACCAACTATCAAACTTTGCCTAGAAGCTGGCGCAAAAGTTATGGTTACTTCTCACCTTGGTCGTCCTACTGAAGGCGAATACAACGAAGAGTTCTCTCTAGCTCCTGTAGTTAACTACCTAAACGACGCACTAGACTGCGAAGTTAAGCTAGCGAAAGATTACGTAAATGGCCTAGAGCTAAACGCTGGCGAACTAACTGTTCTTGAAAACGTTCGTTTTAACAAAGGCGAGAAGAAGAACGAAGAAGCACTTTCTAAGCAATACGCTGCACTATGTGACATCTTCGTGATGGACGCATTCGGTACAGCTCACCGTGCTCAAGCTTCTACACACGGCGTTGGTACTTACGCTCCTGTAGCATGCGCTGGTCCTCTTCTAGCTGCTGAGCTTGAAGCGCTTGGTAAAGCAATGGACAACCCAGCTCGCCCACTAGTGGCTATCGTTGGTGGTTCTAAAGTTTCTACTAAACTAACCGTTCTAGAATCTCTTTCTAAAATCGCTGACCAACTTGTTGTTGGTGGTGGTATCGCGAACACGTTCATCGCTGCTGAAGGCCACAACGTAGGTAAGTCTCTATACGAAGCTGACCTAGTTGAAACAGCTCAGAAGCTAATGAAAGAGTGTGCTATCCCAGTAGCGACTGACGTTGCATGTGCTAAAGCATTCGACGAAAACGCAGAAGCTGAAATTAAGCACGTTTCTGAAGTTCAAGACGACGATATGATCTTCGACCTTGGCCCAGATTCAACTGCAGCTCTAGCTGAAATCATCGGCAACGCAAAAACGATTCTTTGGAACGGCCCGGTAGGCGTATTCGAGTTCAAAAACTTCGAAGCGGGTACTGCGGGTATTTCTAAAGCAATCGCTGACTCTGAAGGTTTCTCAGTAGCAGGCGGTGGTGACACACTAGCAGCTATCGACAAGTTCGGTATCAAAGCAGATGTTTCTTACATCTCTACTGGCGGCGGCGCTTTCCTTGAGTTTGTTGAAGGTAAAGTACTTCCTGCAGTAGCAATGCTTGAAGAGCGTGCTAAAGCGTAA
- the fbaA gene encoding class II fructose-bisphosphate aldolase: MSKIFDFVKPGVISGDDVQKVFEVAKANKFALPAVNVINTDTINAVLEAAAKAKAPVVVQFSNGGAGFFAGKGVKLEGQGAQILGAVAGAKYVHAVAESYGVPVILHTDHAAKKLLPWIDGLLDAGEEFFAQTGKPLFSSHMLDLSEESLEENIETCAAYLARMAKLNMTIEIELGCTGGEEDGVDNSDMDASELYTSPEDVAYAYEKLNAVSPRFTIAASFGNVHGVYQAGNVVLTPTILRDSQAYCAEKFGIAADALNFVFHGGSGSSEAEIQESIGYGVIKMNIDTDTQWASWDGVRTYEAENRDFLQGQIGNPTGEAAPNKKFYDPRVWLRAGQSSMVTRLEKAFADLNAVDVL, encoded by the coding sequence ATGTCTAAGATCTTCGATTTTGTAAAACCTGGTGTGATTTCTGGCGATGACGTACAGAAAGTATTTGAAGTAGCAAAAGCAAACAAATTTGCTCTTCCTGCAGTAAACGTAATCAACACTGATACTATCAACGCTGTTCTTGAAGCTGCTGCTAAAGCAAAAGCTCCAGTTGTTGTTCAGTTCTCTAACGGCGGTGCTGGTTTCTTCGCTGGTAAAGGCGTTAAACTTGAAGGTCAAGGCGCACAAATTCTTGGCGCTGTAGCTGGTGCAAAATACGTTCACGCAGTAGCAGAATCTTACGGTGTTCCAGTTATTCTTCATACTGACCACGCTGCTAAGAAACTTCTTCCATGGATCGACGGTCTACTAGACGCTGGTGAAGAGTTCTTCGCACAAACTGGTAAGCCACTATTCTCTTCTCACATGCTAGACCTTTCTGAAGAGTCTCTAGAAGAGAACATCGAAACATGTGCAGCTTACTTAGCTCGCATGGCTAAACTAAACATGACAATCGAGATTGAACTTGGTTGTACTGGTGGTGAAGAAGACGGCGTTGATAACTCTGATATGGATGCATCTGAGCTTTACACTTCTCCTGAAGATGTTGCATACGCATACGAGAAACTAAACGCAGTTAGCCCACGTTTCACTATCGCAGCTTCTTTCGGTAACGTACACGGTGTTTACCAAGCTGGTAACGTTGTACTTACTCCAACTATCCTGCGTGATTCTCAAGCATACTGTGCTGAGAAGTTTGGCATTGCAGCTGACGCTCTTAACTTCGTATTCCACGGTGGTTCTGGTTCTTCTGAAGCAGAAATCCAAGAGTCTATCGGTTACGGCGTTATCAAAATGAACATCGATACTGATACTCAGTGGGCTTCATGGGATGGCGTTCGTACTTACGAAGCTGAGAACCGTGATTTCCTACAAGGTCAAATCGGTAACCCAACTGGCGAAGCTGCTCCAAACAAGAAGTTCTACGATCCACGCGTATGGCTACGTGCTGGTCAGTCTTCAATGGTTACTCGTCTTGAGAAAGCATTCGCTGACCTTAACGCTGTAGACGTACTGTAA
- the epd gene encoding erythrose-4-phosphate dehydrogenase, with amino-acid sequence MLKVAINGFGRIGRNVLRAIYESGKSQQIKVVAVNELAQPDAMAHLLQYDTSHGRFGKKISNDQEHIYVHHGIGAEDKGEFDTIRILHLADIELLPWRDLEVDIVLDCTGVYGCRDDGLAHIAAGAKKVLFSHPGANDLDNTIIYGVNHDTIEADHRIVSNGSCTTNCIVPIIKVLDDAFGIESGTITTIHSSMNDQQVIDAYHSDLRRTRAASQSIIPVDTKLHKGIERIFPKFSNKFEAISVRVPTVNVTAMDLSVTINANVKVNDVNQTIVNASQCTLHNIVDYTEAPLVSIDFNHDPHSAIVDGSQTRVSNGHLVKMLVWCDNEWGFANRMLDTVLAMEASEGKK; translated from the coding sequence ATGCTAAAAGTCGCGATAAACGGATTTGGAAGAATAGGGCGCAATGTATTGCGCGCTATCTATGAAAGTGGCAAAAGCCAACAAATCAAAGTAGTAGCTGTCAATGAGCTTGCTCAGCCTGACGCTATGGCTCACCTATTACAATACGATACCAGTCACGGTCGCTTCGGTAAGAAGATCTCCAACGATCAAGAGCACATCTATGTCCATCATGGCATTGGTGCAGAAGATAAAGGAGAGTTTGATACGATTCGTATCTTACATCTTGCTGATATTGAGTTGTTGCCTTGGCGTGACCTTGAGGTTGATATTGTTCTCGATTGTACAGGTGTTTACGGTTGTCGAGATGATGGCCTAGCGCACATTGCTGCAGGGGCAAAAAAGGTTCTGTTTTCACATCCTGGTGCGAATGACCTTGATAACACCATTATCTATGGTGTTAACCACGATACCATTGAAGCTGATCATCGAATCGTTTCTAATGGTTCATGCACCACCAACTGTATTGTCCCTATCATTAAGGTGCTTGATGATGCCTTTGGTATTGAGTCCGGCACGATTACGACCATTCACTCTTCAATGAATGATCAGCAAGTTATTGATGCATACCATAGCGATTTGCGTCGTACTCGAGCTGCAAGCCAATCCATCATTCCTGTCGATACCAAATTGCATAAAGGTATTGAAAGAATCTTCCCGAAATTTTCTAACAAATTTGAAGCTATATCTGTGCGTGTGCCGACGGTAAACGTCACTGCGATGGATTTAAGTGTCACAATTAATGCAAATGTGAAAGTTAATGACGTAAATCAAACCATTGTTAATGCATCCCAGTGTACATTACACAATATAGTTGACTATACTGAAGCGCCGCTCGTTTCCATCGACTTTAATCACGATCCCCATAGCGCAATTGTTGATGGTTCACAAACTCGAGTGAGCAACGGCCACTTAGTAAAAATGCTTGTGTGGTGTGACAATGAATGGGGCTTTGCAAACCGAATGCTGGATACGGTTCTTGCAATGGAAGCTTCTGAAGGCAAGAAGTAA